The Luteolibacter arcticus genome has a window encoding:
- a CDS encoding aminoglycoside phosphotransferase family protein, with the protein MPTDSILYATRQYLGIAPTVSVTLTPIKKGASGRTIVRVATPGRDPFIGIHWTDERPDSDNFLPVGKFLKATKINVPEIFYEIAHRRVALVEDLGDTDLLSLKGRPFAEREPYYRSALQQIDKLFYSKGPKDFELMPAFDESLYRWEQEYFFDHLVEDLLGMDASDLREDEALRELAKRLGSSAKHLVHRDFQSQNLLLKDGKAWWIDFQGMRRGRQEYDIASLIFDPYMDHPAEDREAILGIWEDISEDRPEPTIFHQCAAQRLMQALGAYGNIAKNRGDEWYLQFVAPAARMLADVTAGTPLEKPLAPVLAKATEFAP; encoded by the coding sequence ATGCCGACTGACTCGATCCTCTACGCGACCCGCCAATATCTCGGGATCGCCCCGACTGTGTCCGTGACCCTGACCCCGATCAAAAAAGGCGCTTCGGGGCGGACCATCGTGCGCGTCGCAACGCCGGGGCGTGACCCATTCATCGGCATCCATTGGACCGACGAGCGGCCCGACAGCGACAATTTCCTGCCGGTCGGCAAGTTTCTGAAGGCCACCAAGATCAACGTGCCGGAGATCTTTTACGAGATCGCGCACCGCCGGGTGGCGCTGGTCGAGGACCTCGGCGATACCGACCTGCTGTCGTTGAAGGGCCGGCCCTTCGCCGAGCGCGAGCCTTACTATCGCTCGGCGCTCCAGCAGATCGACAAGCTCTTCTACTCAAAAGGGCCGAAGGATTTCGAGCTGATGCCGGCCTTCGATGAGTCGCTCTACCGCTGGGAGCAGGAGTATTTCTTCGACCATCTGGTGGAGGACCTGCTGGGCATGGATGCCTCGGACCTGCGGGAGGACGAGGCATTGCGGGAGCTGGCGAAGCGGCTCGGCAGCTCGGCGAAGCATCTGGTGCACCGCGATTTCCAGTCGCAGAACCTGCTCCTCAAAGATGGCAAGGCGTGGTGGATCGATTTCCAGGGGATGCGCCGCGGCCGCCAGGAGTATGACATCGCCTCGCTGATCTTCGACCCCTACATGGACCACCCGGCGGAGGACCGGGAGGCGATCCTCGGCATCTGGGAGGACATTTCCGAGGACCGGCCGGAGCCGACGATTTTCCACCAGTGCGCGGCGCAGCGGCTGATGCAGGCGCTGGGTGCCTACGGGAACATCGCCAAGAACCGCGGTGACGAATGGTATCTCCAGTTCGTGGCGCCGGCCGCCCGGATGCTGGCGGACGTCACCGCGGGGACGCCGCTGGAAAAACCCCTCGCGCCGGTGCTGGCGAAGGCGACAGAGTTCGCGCCGTGA